The Heptranchias perlo isolate sHepPer1 chromosome 15, sHepPer1.hap1, whole genome shotgun sequence genome contains the following window.
agaccacagatcagccatgatcttatcaaatggcggagcaggcacgaggggctgaatagcctactcctgttcctatgttcctatgttcctaaatgtctTGTACATTATCATACTGTGGAAGAAGCATATTCTAAAGAAGATATTTGGATTCTTTGAAGAATAATTTATCTTTGTTTGCCCTGTGTACTTGTAATCTCTGACTTCTGTCTCCCTACTTCCATGTATGAtcttacttgtaaataaatctattGGCCTAAAGAGAAAGATCTTGACAGTATGGTATCTGCCTCCTTTTGGAACATACCAGAGAATGTCAGTGTTTCACATCATCTCTGGTGCAACATACCACAGTTTAGGGTTAATTATTTGCTCCTTGACACACAATCCCACTCATGGAATGTATGAGGTGCAGGTTTTAATCAGAGGAGACTCATCTGATTATAGAAACTGCCTTTTTTTCTGTGAACACAAGTTAAAAGTGTGGTGAGAAAGCTGAACTCTAACACCTGTAAGTTGTTGCACACTATGGGGATTGCATTCAGTGCTCTTTGAGAGCCAACAGAATCAAGGACAGGCTGCTGATGACATCAGATGACACACAAGGTATCAACCACACCACTAAACACGGTAGGTCTTCCATACggggcagagagatctgggaatgACAGAAGAAATATTCCTAAAGAGATGAAGATTTCTGAGGCAGCCAATTCCAGAGCTGCGTCACCTCCTTCAGGAAAACACCCCGATAACGTCGAATATCCTGAAGGCACTGCCATTGGCCATCATACTGAACCCTCAATTTTTATGGGTTCTGTTCCTTTCACACTATCAGAAGGGACAACTACAGTTCCAGTTACTTCGATGTCCAAAATAAAACAAGAAGGTCACGAGGAACAAAAACCGTCCTCATTTTGTTACTACCGAACAGGAGTGATGTGGGGAGGGAACCCAATTCTACAGATCTCCTCGCTTTCCCAGAGCAAAGGCCACCAATGGTACTCATGCTGTCGCTCAGTCCATGTGCCCAATGCCGTGCCCTACATGAAGCAAAAAGGACTTCAGTCCCTCAATGTTCGGATTGAATGTGACCAACAACACAGAATCAATCAGGTCAGTTATTGCTTGCCCAggagctgtcatgatgccttaATTTTAACCCCATTATCTGCATCAGCCTGAGTTGAAAGAGTTGAACAAGGGGAGGGATGTCTCCTGGGTGACCAGGTCTACCCTCTGCATCCGTGGCCCATGACTCCCAAACAACAATTGCAGCCAGAAGCAAAACACGGGTACACTGAAGCTCTGACTACAAGCAGAATTATCATCAAACATACCATTGGATCCTGAAGCAGCAATTCACATGGCTTGGTGGAGAGGGGACACCTCCTTTCTCCACTCAACCCCCACTGCATGGTCACTATCTTTACCTCTGCAAAGATGCCTCAAAATGCAGGTCGATGACCAGAACGGCAAAGTCATGGGAGAGCAAGAATgaaaatgagaatgaggaacgaGCTGTAAAACCAGCACGGCAGCAAGAAAGTCTGGAGCTTCAGTCACTGTCTCCAGATACCTTCCAGTCAGTGCCACAGCTACGCCATGTCTTAAACTACACACCACATCTGGAAAGTAACCATGTCCAATTCACCTTCTCCTACACTTTCCTGCTCAGTTCTTCCAACACCATCTATGGATGTCTTATCCTCCATTCCTGCTTCAAAGTTGCTAATGACAAATAAATACTCAGCACAATCTTCAGGATGAAGCTCAGGGTATTTATTGCATCCATTGTGTGGTGTGTGGATATTGTCTGCGTGAGTTGGCACAGTATTGTCTCAACAGCAATGCCCAGGGTGGAGAATCTGATTCACCACAGCATTTCCCACAACCCCTGTTTTGCAAAGCAGTGACACACGATACATTTCTCCAGAGCAAACAACACTGCATTCATATTTAGAATATGTTATGGTACAATTACATTGTTCACCAGGTTCACTTGGTCAGATTACCATCAGATAATAACAGATAAATATAAGATCATAATTCATAAAGTAACAGTTTGCATTAATATGGAGCCTGTCGCGTAGAACAAATGTCCCGAGGTACAATTATTGATTAACAAGAATTGATACATATGGATATCTGTTAATTAAGTTCAATTGATCTGACTGAATCACATTAAAGCATAGTATAGAGTAAAAGTACAATATATCACATCAATAACATCAACCTGTTGCCCATATCACTGATTATGCAGCACACATGGTTTCAGTAAGTTGATGTTACACGCTCCCACACCTCTCCTCCCGCAGTAACTGCtcttctgctgctgcttcttccttatcattttcctctccctcttcccatcCCCAGGGATATCTCAGGTCTCTGATTTAATCACCTATTGGGAATACAACTTGGTGCGAACGACACCTACATGGGTGGAAACAGGGGCCAAAGTAAAAATTACCGACACTCAGAAAATCAAGCCCAGAGTATCAGTGGGTTTGTCTCCACTGTAAACCCATGGTGCTCCATTTCAGTAATGATGCTCTTACCATGAATCAAACAAGAACATCACAGAGAAGGGGCTGTACATGGGAACTGAATCCATCACAATCACTCGAAGAAAACAAAGACATTTCTggctacaggcacgatgggccgaatggccaccttctgtgctgtatgattctgtgattttagGAACAGGGCAGATTTGATTGTTACTGCGTTTAATGCAAGGAATCGCCTGGGTGCAGCATGTGTGGGAAATTGGATGGGCTCTTTTGTAATTCCCACCCCTCGATTTCCCTCCTCATATTGTACCCAGGCAAACCCTTTCACCAAGCATCAGACTGTGATAACCTTCCCTGAAATGGAAGAGGAATATTTCCAGGAACGAATGCAGCAAAAAGCGAGTATCGTAGAGTGGAATTCCTGCAACGTTCGGGGTTTGACCCCTTTAATTTATCACCGACAGCATCGACTCACTTGATTGGTGTTTGGTTCCGACCATTTTCATCAGTCCCAAATGCAGCcttcaccactctctgtgcatTCTCCGTAAGATCATTCAGTGCATCACTCAGCATAGTATAGGTGACAAGATACGATGATCCTGCTCCAAAGATGGAACCAATGACTGGTATGAAATCGAGGATGAGCTCAGCTCCTGAGAGGGCGACAGCAGTGAGATGGAACAGTGTCCTGATAACTCAATCTGGAGTTATTTCACCCACCAGGGGAGTTTTCACTTCTGCTTTCAGAACTCCCACAGGTTTCCCTGCCATGTTGGCCAGTCTTTGAAGAGAGGCATCATCCAGACCCAGATATTTGCGGAAATCTATTATTCCTCCAACCAGAATCCCAATGTCACAAGCAAGGGACATGCCAGGAACTGGCACTGCTCCCACTGCTCCTGAAAGTGTTGCCAACATCCAGACTCGTTTCTTCAGCTCTTGTCTTTTCTTCTCTACAATCTCCAAATTTAGGTTTGGACGGGCCAGGATGAACACACTTTTCTTTATATTCTGAAGATCATCTTCAAGAGCTTCATTTAACTGTTTACATTCATACAGATTCGGTTCAAAGTTCGATATCAGGAAAACAGAGGGTGATGGAATCCCTGCCTCTTGCAACTTCCTGACACAGTCATTCCTGATCTTTTCCAGTCCTTCTTCTTCATTAACTTTCCTCCGTTGCTTGTTCAGTGAGTTGAGATCATTGTCAATTTTAGGTCGAACAAAGTAGAAATTCTTCCCCAGCCGTTTAATCTCTTTGGCGAGTT
Protein-coding sequences here:
- the LOC137332670 gene encoding interferon-inducible GTPase 5-like; the encoded protein is MGGASFRDQMAQSSNSTFFSQEELNKLKSDYETGGLGKVTPLIQRKIKELGNTELNIAVTGETGAGKSTFINTMRGLQSDDEGAAETGVTETTMEPTRYPHPNLPNVCFWDLPGIGTTKFPANKYLKEIKFKRYDFFIIISDCRFRENDTKLAKEIKRLGKNFYFVRPKIDNDLNSLNKQRRKVNEEEGLEKIRNDCVRKLQEAGIPSPSVFLISNFEPNLYECKQLNEALEDDLQNIKKSVFILARPNLNLEIVEKKRQELKKRVWMLATLSGAVGAVPVPGMSLACDIGILVGGIIDFRKYLGLDDASLQRLANMAGKPVGVLKAEVKTPLVGEITPD